The genomic window CCTCTGCAAGGCACACTATGTAAAAACCTTCACACATTGTTCAAATGTATTAGGTTTATATAGGTTACTTTCGGTGTATTATTATAATAAGAATATTCAGAAAAAAATACATGAAGCGAGTTGAAATTAGATGAGGAAAGATACTTATAAATCATTGAAAGAGCTTATTGAGCAGAACAAGAAAGAGCTTTTAAATGACAAAAAGGCAATGGATATGATTGAGAAGCGCATAGAAAAACGACATACATTAAAAAAGCTTGCCTAAATCGCTTATAACAGTAATGATAAGACAGTGCAATTCTCGTA from Bacillus sp. F19 includes these protein-coding regions:
- a CDS encoding FbpB family small basic protein; protein product: MRKDTYKSLKELIEQNKKELLNDKKAMDMIEKRIEKRHTLKKLA